One window of the Flavobacteriaceae bacterium YJPT1-3 genome contains the following:
- a CDS encoding biotin--[acetyl-CoA-carboxylase] ligase, producing the protein MHIVKLDAIDSTNSYLRRKSRAKELKEDTLVWAQEQTAGRGQMGTHWFSQAGQNLTFSVFRKVTRIQSGQQFYITMATSLAIAETLEKLQIEAVSVKWPNDILAGKQKICGILIESVIKKGRLEAVILGIGLNVNQTDFDRVAQATSIKKETGIHFALEDILQQMISQFHHYVDLLTQGELAMIKSEYEEKLFLRDRPATFEHPDGSRFVGIIQGVSEQGRLQILLEDDRKQEFDMKAIKLLY; encoded by the coding sequence ATGCATATTGTCAAACTTGATGCCATAGATAGCACCAATTCTTATTTGCGACGAAAGAGTCGCGCTAAAGAGTTGAAAGAGGATACCCTGGTCTGGGCTCAAGAACAAACGGCCGGGCGGGGTCAGATGGGTACCCACTGGTTTAGTCAAGCCGGCCAAAACCTGACGTTTAGCGTCTTTAGAAAGGTTACCCGCATCCAAAGTGGTCAGCAATTCTACATCACAATGGCGACCTCCCTGGCCATCGCCGAAACCCTGGAAAAACTTCAAATTGAAGCGGTGAGTGTCAAATGGCCAAACGACATATTGGCAGGTAAACAGAAAATATGCGGTATTCTCATTGAAAGTGTAATCAAGAAAGGCCGACTGGAGGCTGTGATCTTAGGAATTGGACTGAATGTAAATCAAACCGATTTTGATCGGGTAGCGCAAGCGACTTCCATCAAGAAAGAGACTGGAATACACTTTGCTCTGGAAGACATTCTTCAACAGATGATCAGTCAGTTTCATCACTACGTCGATCTACTCACACAAGGCGAGCTGGCGATGATTAAAAGTGAATACGAAGAAAAACTGTTCTTGAGAGATAGACCGGCCACCTTTGAACACCCAGATGGTTCCCGTTTTGTCGGTATCATTCAAGGCGTTAGTGAACAAGGTCGCTTGCAGATCCTGCTTGAGGATGATCGAAAGCAGGAATTTGATATGAAAGCGATCAAACTGTTGTACTAG
- the rsfS gene encoding ribosome silencing factor produces MAKKETNADQLIAKVIEGIEEVKGQDIDILDLRELDNMVCDYFIICNGTSNTQVSAIVNSVQKTVSKALQDKPWHVEGLENSEWVLIDYVNIVVHVFQKHIREYYDIESLWGDAKVTSIETNF; encoded by the coding sequence ATGGCGAAAAAGGAAACGAACGCAGACCAATTGATTGCTAAAGTTATCGAGGGCATTGAGGAGGTAAAGGGACAGGACATCGACATACTGGATTTGAGAGAATTGGACAATATGGTTTGTGATTATTTCATCATCTGCAACGGTACCTCTAATACCCAAGTTTCTGCCATTGTAAATTCAGTTCAAAAAACCGTCAGCAAAGCACTACAGGATAAACCCTGGCATGTAGAAGGCCTGGAAAATTCAGAATGGGTGCTGATCGATTATGTGAACATTGTCGTGCATGTTTTTCAAAAACACATTCGCGAATACTACGATATTGAAAGTCTCTGGGGTGACGCTAAGGTGACCAGCATTGAGACGAATTTTTAA
- the pyrE gene encoding orotate phosphoribosyltransferase: protein MVLNKETARKTAELLLQINAIKLQPQEPFTWASGWKSPIYCDNRITLSYPQIRRYLREQLAHQLEELYGKPDVIAGVATGAIGIGMLVADYLSLPFVYVRPEAKKHGRQNKIEGHFEKGQTVVVIEDLISTGNSSLQAVEALKDAGAQIKGMLALFTYGFAKAEENFKEKDVELHTLSDYTHLLEIAAHTNYISEIEQHTLEAWRLDPANWNA from the coding sequence ATGGTTTTAAATAAAGAAACGGCGCGCAAAACCGCCGAGTTGCTTTTGCAAATAAACGCAATAAAATTACAACCGCAAGAGCCTTTTACCTGGGCTTCGGGATGGAAATCACCTATTTATTGCGACAATCGCATCACCCTATCCTACCCTCAGATACGCCGATATCTCAGAGAGCAGTTAGCACATCAACTGGAGGAGCTTTATGGTAAACCGGATGTCATAGCCGGTGTAGCCACCGGTGCGATCGGGATTGGAATGCTGGTAGCAGACTACCTCAGCCTACCTTTCGTCTATGTCAGACCAGAGGCCAAAAAGCACGGGCGACAGAATAAGATCGAGGGGCATTTCGAAAAGGGACAGACCGTGGTCGTGATCGAAGACCTCATCAGTACCGGAAATAGCAGCTTGCAGGCTGTAGAGGCCCTGAAGGACGCCGGAGCTCAAATTAAAGGCATGCTGGCCCTCTTTACTTATGGTTTCGCGAAAGCGGAAGAAAATTTTAAAGAAAAAGATGTTGAACTGCACACCCTGAGCGACTATACCCATTTGCTTGAGATCGCTGCGCACACCAACTACATTTCAGAAATCGAACAACATACCTTAGAAGCCTGGCGATTGGACCCTGCCAATTGGAACGCTTAA
- the ftsH gene encoding ATP-dependent zinc metalloprotease FtsH, protein MSNDKKTSPKKPKFSAYWIYAAIILVFLGLNFFSGSSSFTDSPKTTVYQFKQYLESGDIQKVEIVNKNTAKVYLTQEAKTKEVHAKTRSKGFLPTSASAADYKFEFGDLQNFENEITEIRQRENLDTQIVYTTESNFFGEILISLIPFAVIIGIWIFIMRRMSAGGSGGAGGQIFNIGKSKAKLFDEKADVKTSFKDVAGLEGAKEEIQEIVDFLKNPEKYTSLGGKIPKGALLVGPPGTGKTLLAKAVAGEAKVPFFSLSGSDFVEMFVGVGASRVRDLFKQAKEKSPAIIFIDEIDAIGRARGKSNFSGSNDERENTLNQLLTEMDGFGTNTNVIVLAATNRADVLDKALMRAGRFDRQIYVDLPDVRERKEIFEVHLRPLKKVADELDVDFLAKQTPGFSGADIANVCNEAALIAARKGNKAVGKQDFLDAVDRIVGGLEKKNKIITPEEKRAIAFHEAGHATASWMLEHAAPLVKVTIVPRGRSLGAAWYLPEERLIVRPEQMLDEMCAALGGRAAEKVIFDKISTGALSDLEKVTKQARMMVTVYGLNDEIGNLTYYDSSGQSEYNFNKPYSEKTAELIDKEISKLIEAQYQRAIKILEENKDKLTQLAELLLEKEVIFKDNLEEIFGERPFGKKEEEPETVPVDS, encoded by the coding sequence ATGTCAAACGATAAAAAAACGAGTCCTAAGAAACCCAAATTCAGTGCGTATTGGATTTACGCAGCGATCATTCTGGTGTTCCTGGGGTTAAATTTCTTTAGTGGTAGCAGTAGTTTTACGGATTCTCCGAAAACCACCGTATACCAATTCAAACAATACCTGGAGAGCGGCGATATCCAAAAGGTGGAAATCGTCAATAAAAATACAGCTAAGGTTTATCTAACCCAGGAGGCTAAAACTAAAGAGGTGCATGCAAAAACCCGGAGTAAGGGATTCCTGCCTACCTCAGCCTCAGCGGCCGATTACAAATTTGAATTTGGAGATCTTCAAAATTTCGAGAACGAGATCACCGAAATCCGCCAGCGCGAAAATCTGGATACTCAAATCGTCTATACCACCGAAAGTAATTTCTTTGGAGAAATATTGATCTCGCTAATTCCTTTTGCGGTGATCATTGGAATTTGGATTTTCATCATGCGACGCATGTCTGCCGGGGGCAGCGGAGGTGCCGGAGGGCAGATCTTTAATATTGGTAAATCAAAAGCTAAACTGTTTGATGAAAAAGCGGATGTAAAAACTTCATTTAAGGATGTTGCGGGACTGGAAGGAGCCAAGGAGGAGATTCAAGAGATCGTCGACTTCCTGAAAAATCCTGAAAAATATACCAGTTTGGGTGGAAAAATACCCAAAGGTGCCTTATTAGTGGGACCTCCAGGTACGGGTAAGACCCTTTTGGCTAAGGCCGTTGCCGGAGAAGCGAAAGTGCCTTTCTTTTCTTTATCGGGATCCGACTTTGTAGAAATGTTCGTGGGTGTTGGAGCGTCGCGCGTACGTGACCTGTTCAAACAAGCGAAAGAGAAATCACCGGCCATCATCTTTATTGACGAGATCGATGCCATTGGTCGGGCTCGTGGTAAAAGTAATTTCTCGGGATCGAACGACGAGCGGGAGAATACCTTAAACCAGTTACTTACAGAAATGGATGGTTTTGGAACCAACACCAATGTGATTGTGTTGGCCGCCACCAACCGGGCCGATGTACTGGATAAAGCACTCATGCGGGCCGGTCGTTTTGATCGACAGATTTATGTAGACCTCCCCGATGTGCGCGAACGCAAAGAGATTTTTGAAGTGCATTTACGTCCTTTAAAGAAGGTGGCCGATGAACTGGACGTTGACTTCCTGGCAAAACAAACTCCCGGATTTTCAGGAGCTGATATTGCCAATGTGTGTAACGAAGCAGCATTGATCGCTGCACGTAAAGGGAATAAGGCTGTTGGAAAACAAGACTTCTTAGACGCCGTAGACCGTATTGTTGGAGGATTAGAGAAGAAAAATAAAATCATAACTCCAGAAGAGAAGCGCGCCATTGCCTTTCACGAAGCAGGGCACGCCACAGCGAGCTGGATGTTGGAACATGCTGCTCCTCTGGTCAAAGTAACCATCGTACCTCGAGGTCGATCCTTAGGTGCTGCCTGGTACCTGCCGGAAGAACGTTTGATCGTACGTCCCGAGCAAATGCTGGATGAAATGTGTGCAGCCCTTGGAGGTCGCGCTGCGGAAAAAGTGATTTTTGATAAAATCTCTACGGGTGCGCTAAGCGATCTTGAAAAAGTGACCAAGCAAGCCCGAATGATGGTCACCGTTTACGGTCTTAATGATGAGATCGGGAATCTCACCTATTATGATTCTAGCGGCCAGTCGGAATACAACTTCAACAAACCCTATTCGGAAAAGACCGCCGAACTTATCGATAAAGAAATTTCAAAACTGATTGAAGCTCAATATCAACGAGCCATCAAGATTCTAGAAGAGAATAAGGATAAGCTTACTCAATTGGCAGAATTACTGCTGGAGAAAGAAGTGATCTTTAAAGATAACCTGGAAGAGATCTTCGGAGAACGACCGTTCGGAAAAAAAGAAGAAGAACCGGAAACCGTCCCTGTAGACTCTTAA
- the yaaA gene encoding peroxide stress protein YaaA: protein MKIVVSPAKTLELEASLPTRRGTQPAFLEDAAQINRKLERKTKEELSELMSISDKLADLNYQRYKEFETPFDKQNARPAIYTFAGDVYDGIDAYSIPTDHLDRLQDTLRILSGMYGILRPLDLMQPYRLEMGTKLKLERNEDLYEFWGNRLTAYLNEELEDDELFINLASNEYFKAIQPDQLKVPVITPVFKDYKNGKLKVISFYAKKARGSMVRYVLDKNVKTLEELKGFDYDDYRYSEQHSNPKKHEYVFTR from the coding sequence ATGAAAATTGTTGTTTCTCCGGCCAAGACTTTAGAACTTGAAGCTTCCCTACCCACCCGGCGGGGAACTCAGCCTGCCTTTTTGGAGGATGCTGCCCAGATCAATCGCAAACTAGAACGTAAGACGAAAGAGGAGCTGAGCGAGCTTATGAGTATTAGTGATAAGTTAGCGGATCTCAATTACCAGCGCTATAAAGAATTTGAAACTCCCTTCGATAAACAAAATGCACGACCAGCGATCTACACCTTTGCAGGCGATGTTTACGATGGTATTGATGCGTACTCCATTCCAACCGATCACTTAGACCGACTTCAGGATACTCTGCGTATCCTCTCGGGGATGTATGGGATTTTGCGCCCATTAGACCTGATGCAACCCTACCGTCTGGAAATGGGGACCAAGTTGAAGCTGGAGCGCAATGAAGACCTCTACGAGTTTTGGGGTAATCGGTTGACTGCCTATTTAAACGAGGAGTTGGAAGACGATGAACTATTCATCAATCTGGCCAGCAATGAATATTTCAAAGCGATTCAACCGGATCAACTTAAAGTCCCGGTCATCACTCCGGTCTTTAAGGACTATAAGAACGGAAAGCTCAAGGTAATCAGCTTTTACGCAAAAAAGGCGCGCGGTTCCATGGTGCGTTATGTTTTAGATAAAAACGTAAAAACCCTTGAGGAACTCAAGGGCTTTGATTACGATGATTATCGATATAGTGAACAGCATTCAAATCCAAAGAAGCACGAATACGTATTCACCCGATAG
- a CDS encoding LUD domain-containing protein — MGIFKKLFGQKDPVDSDSSESQRTERSKYMPDIQAPADERFTKNFILNGGKFLYCLDFDEVLESFDNILLENDWYESEVYCLDNQLQKKFDGFNLKFGRSPEAKFFLSTCENLVADDGSVLISSNQIKEKKLHELPQDLILYATTSQIINNIGEGLRAIKWRNSSKIPTNITTIKNFENHEGSKDFMTYGSSSKNLYLLLLEDL; from the coding sequence ATGGGTATTTTCAAAAAATTATTTGGTCAAAAAGATCCTGTAGATAGCGACAGTAGCGAATCTCAACGTACTGAACGCAGCAAATACATGCCAGATATTCAAGCTCCGGCAGACGAGCGGTTCACTAAGAATTTCATCCTTAATGGAGGTAAATTTCTGTATTGCCTGGACTTTGATGAAGTTTTAGAAAGTTTCGACAACATTTTGCTGGAAAATGATTGGTATGAAAGTGAGGTTTACTGTCTGGACAATCAGCTTCAAAAGAAATTTGATGGCTTCAATTTGAAATTCGGGCGAAGTCCAGAAGCTAAATTCTTTTTATCCACCTGTGAGAATTTAGTGGCCGACGATGGATCTGTGTTAATTTCGAGCAATCAAATTAAAGAGAAAAAACTTCACGAGCTGCCTCAAGATCTCATCCTATACGCAACAACCAGTCAGATCATCAACAATATTGGTGAAGGACTTCGCGCCATTAAATGGCGTAATTCTTCCAAAATCCCAACCAATATTACCACCATCAAAAATTTTGAAAATCACGAAGGCAGTAAAGACTTCATGACCTACGGAAGTAGTTCTAAAAATCTATATTTGCTGCTTCTCGAAGACCTGTAG
- a CDS encoding glycosyltransferase, translated as MKLAELPKSLYHSARLLLTSGKKLQKRNDQLPVIVSLTTIPSRLSTLPLTIKSLLLQNRQPKKIVLWLHQDYEGRIPGALERLQGEVFEIRFSEYTFSHRKLIHSLAAFPNEIIITCDDDLIYPADYIPKLYQAHLNTPEVVIGHHGRSMRPDGRGGWLPYKRWPFVNSLPDNPKLFMPVGAFCILYPPHALDQRVQDVSLFLQLAPKSDDLWFKTMALLHGTLSIPSQANCTDPIPIAGTQSIALKKTNIKEDLNRKQWERLIDHFQLKSVLDLS; from the coding sequence ATGAAATTAGCAGAATTACCCAAATCCCTTTACCACAGCGCACGTCTGCTCCTCACCTCTGGCAAGAAACTCCAAAAGCGAAACGATCAACTTCCTGTGATTGTTTCCTTGACCACGATTCCGTCTCGGCTAAGTACACTTCCCCTTACGATAAAAAGCCTGCTGCTGCAGAATCGGCAACCGAAGAAGATCGTGCTTTGGTTGCATCAAGACTATGAAGGACGAATCCCTGGAGCCTTAGAGCGATTGCAAGGAGAGGTTTTTGAGATTCGTTTTTCAGAATATACCTTTTCCCACCGCAAACTGATCCATAGCTTAGCGGCATTTCCAAACGAGATCATCATTACCTGTGATGATGACTTGATCTATCCGGCCGATTACATCCCAAAGCTGTATCAAGCGCATTTGAACACGCCTGAAGTTGTTATTGGACATCATGGCCGAAGTATGCGCCCGGATGGACGAGGAGGCTGGCTACCCTACAAAAGATGGCCATTTGTAAACAGCCTGCCGGATAATCCAAAACTTTTCATGCCGGTTGGGGCGTTCTGTATCCTCTATCCGCCACATGCTCTTGATCAACGGGTGCAGGATGTATCCTTATTTTTACAACTGGCACCTAAAAGCGATGATCTCTGGTTTAAAACCATGGCCTTGCTCCACGGTACCCTGTCCATTCCGTCACAAGCCAACTGTACGGATCCTATACCCATTGCTGGCACTCAAAGTATCGCCCTGAAAAAGACCAACATCAAAGAAGATCTGAATCGGAAACAGTGGGAGCGCCTGATCGATCATTTTCAGTTAAAGTCTGTACTCGATCTGTCTTGA
- a CDS encoding NUDIX hydrolase encodes MYKVFVNDVPIILSTTKEIGAAYTSIPIKKANLKRLIKKVAKGELKYLNLFHSKEKKLLKHLKKKLPVTVAGGGLVKNSKNEILFIYRNKKWDLPKGKIEKGETIEECALREVKEETQVQGLELGPLIEITYHIFKRNNKFKLKETHWFQMYSDYEGDLVPQRGEGIKKVKWKNFQKSQKALRKSYENIKLLFPKEYLLQHPEDRVA; translated from the coding sequence ATGTATAAAGTTTTTGTAAATGATGTTCCCATCATTTTATCTACGACTAAGGAGATTGGCGCAGCGTATACATCCATCCCTATTAAAAAAGCTAATCTGAAGCGTTTGATTAAAAAGGTGGCCAAAGGAGAGCTCAAATACCTCAATCTTTTTCATTCCAAAGAAAAAAAGTTACTCAAGCATCTCAAAAAGAAACTCCCTGTGACCGTGGCCGGTGGGGGATTGGTTAAGAATAGCAAGAATGAGATACTCTTTATTTATCGCAATAAGAAATGGGATTTACCAAAAGGGAAAATCGAGAAGGGAGAGACCATAGAAGAATGTGCCTTGCGAGAAGTCAAGGAAGAAACACAGGTGCAGGGATTAGAATTGGGTCCCTTGATCGAGATCACCTACCATATTTTTAAGCGGAACAATAAATTCAAGCTCAAGGAAACGCACTGGTTTCAAATGTATAGCGATTACGAGGGTGACTTGGTGCCACAACGTGGAGAAGGTATCAAGAAAGTAAAATGGAAAAACTTTCAGAAAAGCCAGAAGGCGCTTCGAAAATCTTACGAGAATATCAAGTTGTTGTTCCCCAAAGAATACCTACTCCAACATCCGGAAGACCGGGTAGCGTAA
- a CDS encoding SRPBCC family protein, whose protein sequence is MQLESPQKNIQKSQEEVYYFLTDVKNFEQLMPETISKFEVLAENRFVFALKGMPEIILDLKDATPHQQVIYGAASDKIPFTLMAEIEAVGTQESQVQMHFEGEFNAMMSMMIKAPIKKFLETLVTNLQGI, encoded by the coding sequence ATGCAATTAGAGAGTCCTCAGAAAAACATTCAAAAATCACAAGAAGAAGTATATTATTTCCTGACGGACGTCAAGAACTTCGAACAGTTGATGCCCGAGACCATTTCTAAATTTGAAGTGCTTGCTGAAAATCGTTTTGTTTTTGCTTTAAAAGGCATGCCGGAGATCATCTTGGACCTCAAAGACGCTACTCCCCATCAGCAGGTCATTTATGGAGCGGCCAGTGATAAGATTCCGTTTACGCTCATGGCGGAAATCGAAGCGGTTGGAACTCAAGAATCTCAAGTGCAGATGCATTTTGAAGGAGAATTCAATGCGATGATGTCGATGATGATCAAAGCTCCTATCAAGAAATTTTTAGAGACTCTGGTCACCAATTTACAAGGCATCTAG
- a CDS encoding M14 family metallopeptidase, translating into MRILFLLLILVSLSACSGSDKTPEDFDFTTTFEKSDGQQTATYEEIIQFYEDLDEAYTSIKTYTVGRTDSGLPLHLITFNPNRTFDSEFADKLEVTRILINNGIHPGEPDGIDATMMLFRDLANGTIPAPNKVWISAIAVYNIGGALNRNTNSRTNQNGPEAYGFRGNARNYDLNRDFIKADTKNARAFAEIYHMIDPDIFIDNHVSNGADYQYTLTHLFSQHNKLGGELGDYLHTVFQPALEADLQRKDWDITPYVNVFNRTPESGFSQFMDYPRYSTGYTSLWNTLGLMVETHMLKPYPKRVAGTYELMKSAITVAELQGTEIRQKRKMTDSVFLPAGRQGAKANYYPTQFAIDSSQTTILQFKGYEGEYLTSPITGQQRLKYDRTKPFTKPINYYNFFKVTDSVLIPKAYVIPQGWWQVLQRLSDNEIEMDRISKDTILTLEVSRIVDYKTRNRAYEGHFAHYATRVERHLESVALRAGDRIVYTDQPGIRYLLETLEPEAMDSFFNWNFFDTILQQKEGYSPYVWEDLALEFLEQNPKIKQEFERKKDQDAAFSGNLYAQLDWIHKKSPYYEQAHLRYPVFRMLE; encoded by the coding sequence ATGCGTATTCTTTTCTTGCTTCTTATCCTCGTTAGTTTAAGCGCCTGTTCCGGCAGCGATAAAACACCGGAAGATTTTGATTTCACCACAACTTTTGAAAAAAGTGATGGTCAACAAACAGCCACCTACGAAGAGATCATTCAATTTTATGAAGATTTAGACGAAGCCTACACCTCCATAAAGACCTATACCGTGGGACGCACCGACAGCGGATTGCCGCTGCACCTGATAACCTTCAATCCCAACCGCACCTTTGACAGCGAATTTGCCGATAAGCTCGAGGTGACCCGGATTCTGATCAATAACGGTATTCATCCCGGAGAACCTGATGGCATTGACGCTACCATGATGCTCTTTAGGGACCTGGCCAACGGTACCATCCCTGCGCCTAATAAGGTCTGGATCAGCGCTATCGCCGTCTATAATATAGGTGGGGCGCTCAATCGAAATACCAACTCTCGCACCAATCAGAACGGCCCGGAGGCTTATGGCTTTCGCGGAAACGCCCGTAACTACGATCTCAATCGGGATTTTATCAAGGCAGACACTAAAAATGCGCGCGCTTTCGCGGAAATCTATCACATGATCGATCCGGACATTTTTATCGATAATCACGTGAGTAATGGCGCTGACTACCAGTACACACTGACCCATCTCTTTAGCCAACACAATAAACTAGGCGGCGAGCTAGGCGACTATCTCCATACCGTTTTTCAACCGGCTCTGGAAGCCGACCTCCAGCGTAAGGATTGGGACATCACGCCTTATGTGAACGTTTTCAATCGTACTCCGGAATCCGGTTTCTCTCAGTTCATGGATTATCCTCGCTATTCTACGGGCTACACCAGTCTTTGGAATACTTTGGGCCTGATGGTCGAAACCCACATGCTCAAACCCTATCCTAAACGCGTAGCAGGCACTTATGAATTGATGAAAAGTGCGATTACAGTAGCCGAGCTACAAGGGACTGAGATCCGTCAAAAGCGCAAAATGACCGATTCTGTTTTCCTCCCTGCCGGAAGGCAAGGCGCGAAAGCGAACTACTACCCCACTCAATTTGCTATAGACAGCAGCCAAACGACCATACTGCAATTCAAGGGATACGAGGGCGAATACCTAACCAGTCCAATCACCGGCCAACAACGTTTAAAATATGATAGGACAAAACCCTTTACCAAGCCGATAAACTATTATAACTTCTTTAAAGTGACAGACAGTGTTTTGATCCCAAAAGCCTACGTCATTCCACAAGGCTGGTGGCAGGTGTTACAACGACTGTCTGATAATGAAATCGAGATGGACAGAATCTCAAAAGACACGATACTGACCCTCGAGGTCAGTCGTATAGTTGATTATAAGACCCGCAATCGTGCTTATGAGGGCCACTTTGCGCATTATGCGACCCGGGTGGAGCGCCACTTGGAATCGGTAGCCCTACGCGCTGGAGATCGCATCGTCTATACCGATCAGCCCGGCATTCGCTACCTGCTGGAAACGCTGGAGCCGGAAGCTATGGACAGTTTTTTTAACTGGAATTTTTTCGATACCATACTGCAGCAAAAAGAGGGCTATAGTCCCTATGTATGGGAAGATCTTGCTCTGGAATTTTTGGAGCAAAACCCCAAGATCAAGCAGGAATTTGAGCGAAAAAAAGATCAGGATGCTGCCTTTAGTGGTAATCTATACGCCCAATTGGATTGGATCCACAAAAAATCACCCTATTACGAGCAGGCCCATTTACGCTACCCGGTCTTCCGGATGTTGGAGTAG
- a CDS encoding uracil-DNA glycosylase family protein, with translation MKNADFHHTHPYAPFNLNGATKLIVGTLPPPRFTTGVLKPGDVDFCYGSIDGQLWPIMDRIFDLGLTYENTEKAVKQRKKFLRQRNIGICDIVASARRTKIDASDLGMQQVELRDVVQVLLTHPQIKTLLFTGGNSKNGPEYFFRRHLKEYPFSLEVVDANTPRIHKLKLPHGEIQTVSLTAPSGAANRAVGSMKEFQDLKSKDPAFTALDFRVLQYREHF, from the coding sequence TTGAAAAATGCAGACTTCCATCATACCCATCCCTATGCTCCCTTCAATCTAAACGGAGCCACTAAATTGATTGTGGGCACCCTTCCCCCGCCTCGATTCACCACCGGAGTCTTAAAACCCGGTGATGTTGACTTTTGTTACGGAAGTATTGACGGCCAACTCTGGCCCATTATGGATCGTATCTTCGACCTGGGCTTGACTTATGAGAATACTGAGAAAGCGGTGAAGCAACGCAAGAAGTTTCTCCGACAAAGGAATATTGGTATTTGCGATATCGTTGCCAGCGCACGACGGACTAAGATCGACGCGTCTGATCTGGGGATGCAACAGGTCGAACTACGCGATGTCGTTCAGGTACTTTTAACCCATCCCCAAATCAAAACACTGCTCTTTACCGGTGGCAACAGTAAGAATGGACCGGAGTATTTTTTTAGGCGTCACCTAAAAGAGTACCCTTTTTCATTAGAAGTGGTCGACGCCAACACTCCGAGAATTCATAAACTGAAGCTGCCACACGGCGAAATCCAAACCGTATCACTGACTGCGCCTTCCGGGGCCGCCAACCGGGCCGTAGGAAGTATGAAAGAGTTTCAAGACCTAAAATCTAAAGATCCTGCATTTACGGCTCTTGATTTTCGGGTGCTGCAGTACCGGGAACACTTCTAA
- a CDS encoding phosphatidate cytidylyltransferase, protein MRELIKRGLSGLLYISVLLFCIFSSENTFLLLFLFLGLVCLSEYLRLISYRFWHPYLLLIAGLVIFSYYKVNRIATYIYLALTLLTSLYLIRNLIRLKVRRLTRSYKLILTLFYMVGGFVFLTLIPSYQDNFNPEIVAGIFALIWINDSFAFLVGKSIGKRKLFASVSPKKTIEGFLGGLLFAMLGSYFIVKFTDTLDLTVWLVLSIIVSCFGTLGDLIESKFKREAHVKDSGIFLPGHGGLYDRLDSLLFASPFIYLTLLIAHYVS, encoded by the coding sequence ATGCGTGAACTCATAAAAAGGGGCCTTTCCGGGCTTCTTTATATTTCGGTATTGCTCTTTTGCATTTTTTCTTCCGAAAACACCTTTTTACTCTTATTCTTATTTTTAGGCCTCGTGTGCCTTTCGGAGTATCTCCGACTGATCAGTTATCGGTTTTGGCATCCCTACCTCTTACTGATCGCAGGTCTGGTGATCTTTAGTTACTATAAAGTGAACCGAATAGCCACCTACATTTATCTCGCTCTCACCTTGTTAACCAGCCTGTATTTGATTAGGAATTTGATCCGGCTTAAAGTCCGTCGACTCACGCGATCCTACAAACTCATCCTTACGTTATTTTATATGGTTGGCGGCTTTGTGTTTTTAACGCTTATTCCCTCCTACCAGGACAACTTCAATCCGGAGATCGTAGCCGGTATTTTTGCATTAATTTGGATTAACGACTCCTTCGCTTTTTTAGTGGGGAAGTCCATTGGAAAACGAAAGCTCTTCGCGAGCGTCTCTCCTAAGAAAACCATCGAAGGATTTTTAGGTGGCTTGTTGTTCGCTATGCTGGGCAGCTATTTTATCGTTAAATTTACCGATACCTTAGATTTGACCGTCTGGTTGGTTTTGTCCATTATTGTGAGCTGTTTTGGCACCCTTGGCGATTTGATCGAATCCAAATTCAAAAGGGAAGCCCATGTAAAAGATAGCGGTATCTTTCTTCCCGGCCACGGAGGATTATACGACCGACTGGATAGTTTGCTCTTTGCGAGTCCTTTTATTTATTTAACCCTCTTAATTGCCCATTATGTTTCATAA